A single genomic interval of Roseomonas aeriglobus harbors:
- a CDS encoding GNAT family N-acetyltransferase: MADFDAQPHLSDPVVRLRPMTASDFDALFAVARDPEIWAIHPAHDRWQEPVFRKFFDDGLSSGGALVIADAVTGAVIGSSRFDPARAAANEIEIGWTFLARSHWGGVTNRSVKRLMIGHALTVYERVIFLVGAENIRSRRALEKIGATLTDRWHDVPLHGGVARHVIYAMDRHAFATGSLAI, encoded by the coding sequence ATGGCTGACTTTGACGCGCAACCCCATCTGTCCGACCCGGTGGTGCGCTTGCGGCCGATGACGGCGAGCGATTTCGACGCGCTATTCGCGGTGGCGCGCGATCCGGAGATCTGGGCGATCCATCCGGCGCACGATCGCTGGCAGGAACCGGTCTTCCGCAAGTTCTTTGATGATGGGCTGTCGAGCGGCGGCGCTTTGGTGATCGCCGACGCCGTGACCGGTGCCGTCATCGGCTCGTCACGCTTCGATCCGGCCCGTGCCGCGGCGAACGAGATCGAGATCGGGTGGACCTTCCTGGCGCGCAGCCATTGGGGCGGCGTGACCAATCGATCGGTAAAGCGATTGATGATCGGGCACGCACTGACCGTGTATGAGCGCGTCATCTTCTTGGTCGGCGCGGAGAATATCCGGTCGCGGCGGGCGTTGGAAAAGATTGGTGCGACGCTGACCGACCGGTGGCACGACGTACCGCTGCATGGCGGTGTTGCGCGGCATGTCATCTACGCAATGGATCGGCACGCGTTCGCAACGGGATCCTTAGCCATTTAG